A single window of Synechococcus sp. CBW1004 DNA harbors:
- a CDS encoding helix-turn-helix domain-containing protein, which translates to MSSIQAAEEEVVIRAPSQLAQLLIALRRQCGLSQSVLAQKAGGISQARLSALELNPGRFTLERLLLILAALDLELVVRLRRRRTEPAEW; encoded by the coding sequence ATGTCCTCTATCCAGGCCGCTGAGGAGGAGGTCGTCATCCGTGCCCCATCCCAGTTGGCGCAGCTGCTGATCGCCCTGCGCCGTCAGTGCGGTCTCAGTCAGTCGGTCCTGGCGCAGAAGGCCGGTGGCATCAGCCAGGCACGCCTCTCGGCCCTGGAGCTCAATCCCGGCCGTTTCACCCTGGAGCGGTTGCTGCTGATCCTCGCCGCCCTGGATCTGGAGCTGGTGGTGCGGCTCCGCCGGCGCCGCACGGAACCGGCGGAGTGGTGA
- a CDS encoding DUF6880 family protein, with amino-acid sequence MGRSKRYRYAAEHLRQCGTLEARIDDWKGFESHNSFVGRLREAFSQKWSFWQLLER; translated from the coding sequence ATGGGCCGCTCCAAGCGCTACCGCTACGCCGCCGAGCACCTGCGCCAGTGCGGCACGCTGGAGGCCCGCATCGACGATTGGAAGGGTTTTGAGAGCCACAACAGCTTTGTGGGGCGATTGCGGGAGGCCTTCTCGCAGAAGTGGAGCTTCTGGCAGCTGCTGGAACGCTGA
- a CDS encoding IS256 family transposase → MPKTHAAVPELASLLDGSSAGELIPELARHGLQQLIELELAAFLGADWHERTEERLGHRNGYRPRTLTTQVGDLALQIPKLRAGSFLPSILEPRRRVDQALYAVIMEAYIGGVSTRKVDALVAALGSQSGISKSQVSRICQEIDQQVQAFLSRPLESSGYAYIYLDATYLKGRLGKAQQVCSRAVVVAMGVNEDGRRELLGLKVGDSETETFWAEFIAHLKERGLGGVRLVISDAHTGLTKAIRRQLQGSIWQRCRVHFARNLLQCVPKAHQGMVTAALRSVFAQESAEEIASRWDDLAASLAERFPKAAALMHGAKEDVLAFRPFPRDHWRKIWSTNLLERVNEEIKRRTRVVGIFPNDPAITRLVGAVLLEQHEHWQLEGRRMFSAESMATIPELGDTPALQDAGPR, encoded by the coding sequence ATGCCCAAGACCCATGCTGCCGTACCTGAGCTGGCCTCGCTACTCGATGGCAGCAGTGCCGGGGAGCTGATCCCTGAATTGGCCCGCCACGGCCTGCAGCAGCTGATCGAGCTGGAGCTCGCTGCCTTCCTCGGTGCGGACTGGCACGAGCGCACCGAGGAGCGGCTCGGCCACCGCAACGGCTACCGGCCTCGCACCCTGACCACCCAGGTGGGGGATCTGGCACTGCAGATCCCGAAACTGCGCGCGGGCAGCTTCCTCCCCTCGATCCTCGAACCCCGCCGCCGGGTTGATCAGGCCCTGTACGCGGTGATCATGGAGGCTTACATCGGTGGGGTCTCGACCCGCAAGGTCGATGCCCTGGTGGCGGCGCTCGGCTCCCAGAGCGGCATCTCCAAGTCGCAGGTGAGTCGCATCTGTCAGGAGATCGACCAGCAGGTGCAGGCGTTTCTGAGCCGGCCCCTGGAGAGCAGCGGCTACGCCTACATCTATCTCGATGCCACCTACCTCAAGGGGCGGCTGGGCAAGGCTCAGCAGGTCTGCTCCCGCGCTGTCGTCGTCGCCATGGGGGTGAACGAGGATGGTCGCCGGGAGTTGCTGGGCCTCAAGGTCGGCGACAGCGAGACCGAGACCTTCTGGGCGGAATTCATCGCCCATCTCAAGGAACGGGGCCTGGGTGGCGTCAGGCTGGTGATCTCTGACGCCCACACCGGCCTCACCAAGGCGATCCGCCGCCAGCTGCAGGGAAGCATCTGGCAGCGCTGCCGCGTCCATTTCGCCCGCAACCTGCTGCAGTGCGTCCCCAAGGCTCACCAGGGCATGGTCACCGCCGCCCTGCGCAGCGTGTTCGCCCAGGAGAGCGCTGAGGAGATCGCGTCACGCTGGGACGATCTGGCCGCCTCGCTGGCGGAGCGCTTCCCCAAGGCCGCTGCGCTCATGCACGGCGCCAAGGAGGACGTGCTGGCTTTCCGGCCCTTCCCCAGGGACCACTGGCGCAAGATCTGGAGCACCAACCTGCTGGAGCGGGTCAATGAAGAAATCAAGCGCCGCACCAGGGTGGTCGGCATCTTCCCCAACGACCCTGCGATCACCCGCCTGGTGGGTGCGGTGTTGTTGGAGCAGCACGAGCACTGGCAGCTGGAGGGCCGCCGCATGTTCTCCGCCGAGAGCATGGCGACCATCCCGGAACTGGGCGACACCCCTGCTCTGCAGGACGCAGGCCCCAGGTGA
- a CDS encoding DUF6880 family protein, with product MPQIDVIGLFQRGVDALACLAAAAGTKPQELVEHAAELLQENGYGQFEGLIPALAPVLGEAGLLQLEEALLERGGVDRYTMEQLVRGRGDLDGYLELFEPSQLTWPDTAAEVAGHLLRGGRAEQALAVLERAAKASQIMEAEAWHATRIAVLDALGRCEEAQQHRWQVFSKTLSIPVLREYLQRLDDFADVEAEEQALAAAEQHPFPLAALQFLVFWPSMPRAARYVIEHCHDWDGDAYEIYEPAAERLSAEHPVAASLLLRSMVVFALSMGLASQPVV from the coding sequence ATGCCCCAGATCGACGTGATCGGCCTGTTCCAGCGCGGCGTCGATGCGCTCGCATGCCTCGCTGCTGCGGCTGGCACCAAGCCTCAGGAGCTGGTGGAGCATGCGGCCGAGCTGCTGCAGGAGAACGGCTACGGCCAGTTCGAAGGACTGATCCCGGCCCTGGCACCTGTCCTTGGCGAGGCAGGACTGCTTCAGCTGGAGGAGGCGCTGCTGGAGCGGGGTGGCGTCGATCGCTACACGATGGAGCAGCTCGTCCGGGGCCGTGGCGATCTGGACGGCTACCTGGAGCTGTTTGAGCCCTCCCAGCTCACCTGGCCTGATACCGCCGCCGAGGTGGCCGGCCATCTGCTCAGAGGCGGGCGGGCCGAGCAGGCCCTGGCCGTGCTGGAGCGGGCCGCCAAGGCGAGCCAGATCATGGAGGCCGAGGCGTGGCACGCCACCCGCATTGCTGTGCTCGACGCCCTGGGCCGCTGCGAGGAGGCGCAGCAGCACCGCTGGCAGGTCTTCTCCAAAACCCTCTCGATTCCAGTGCTGCGCGAGTACCTCCAGCGGCTGGATGACTTCGCCGATGTGGAGGCTGAGGAGCAGGCCCTGGCGGCGGCAGAGCAGCATCCCTTCCCGCTGGCGGCGCTGCAGTTCCTTGTCTTCTGGCCCAGCATGCCCCGCGCGGCTCGCTACGTGATCGAGCACTGCCACGACTGGGATGGCGATGCCTATGAGATCTACGAGCCTGCAGCCGAGCGCCTCAGCGCTGAGCATCCTGTGGCCGCCAGCCTGCTGCTGCGCTCCATGGTGGTGTTCGCCCTGTCGATGGGGCTGGCGTCCCAGCCAGTGGTGTAA
- a CDS encoding type II toxin-antitoxin system PemK/MazF family toxin codes for MELKAGQIVTVDWRKDPDHPAQDPQPPEPNKLRPAVVVQDIELFDPAYPTVLVVPMTGDPARAIPDLTVVLQPSPSNGCKKVSDLLPQSLTCVAKTRITAATNSQITPAELQQLRQLVGLTIGGLS; via the coding sequence GTGGAGCTCAAGGCTGGGCAGATCGTCACCGTTGACTGGCGCAAGGATCCAGACCACCCCGCCCAGGATCCCCAGCCCCCTGAGCCGAACAAGCTCCGGCCGGCTGTCGTGGTGCAGGACATCGAGCTGTTTGACCCCGCTTACCCCACGGTGCTGGTGGTGCCGATGACAGGCGACCCAGCCCGGGCGATCCCCGATCTGACGGTGGTGCTGCAGCCCAGTCCCAGCAACGGCTGCAAGAAGGTGAGCGACCTGCTCCCGCAGAGCCTGACCTGCGTGGCCAAGACACGCATCACCGCAGCCACCAACTCACAGATCACCCCAGCCGAACTGCAGCAGCTGCGCCAGTTGGTGGGGCTGACCATCGGCGGCCTGAGCTGA
- a CDS encoding PPC domain-containing DNA-binding protein: MKVVPLRLQPSDDLRLVLEAWMGAQQEQAGCVISAVGSLSLAQLRLAGATEARAIHGELEILSLSGTLSPDGAHLHIAIADSSGTAIGGHLCAGSLVRTTAELVVGLLPEWRFRRELDPATGHAELRISPGDLS; this comes from the coding sequence ATGAAGGTGGTGCCGTTGCGGCTGCAGCCGAGCGATGACCTGCGCCTGGTACTGGAGGCCTGGATGGGAGCGCAGCAGGAGCAGGCCGGTTGCGTGATCAGTGCCGTCGGCAGCCTGTCGCTGGCCCAACTGCGCCTGGCCGGTGCGACCGAGGCCAGGGCGATCCACGGCGAGCTGGAGATCCTCAGCCTCTCGGGCACCCTCTCACCCGATGGCGCCCACCTGCACATCGCCATCGCCGACAGCAGCGGTACCGCGATCGGAGGGCACCTCTGCGCCGGCTCGCTGGTGCGCACCACCGCCGAGCTGGTGGTCGGCCTGCTGCCGGAGTGGCGCTTCCGGCGAGAGCTGGATCCAGCCACCGGCCACGCCGAGCTGCGGATCAGTCCTGGGGATCTGAGCTGA
- a CDS encoding GNAT family N-acetyltransferase: MSLATHTTPLQIRPYAAADWPAVWGLLEPVFRAGETFPHDPAISEAEAQVTWVEQSQAVMVAVDAAGALVGTYYLRPNSLALGAHVANAGYVVAEHARRQGIGSRLCQHSLQAARRLGFRLMQFNLVVSTNTAGIRCWQRNGFQVVGTLPGAFRHRQRGYVDALVMVQALVEEPTP; encoded by the coding sequence TTGTCCCTGGCCACGCACACCACCCCCCTGCAGATCCGCCCCTACGCGGCGGCCGACTGGCCGGCTGTGTGGGGGCTGCTGGAGCCGGTGTTCCGCGCCGGTGAAACCTTCCCCCATGACCCGGCCATCAGCGAGGCGGAGGCCCAGGTGACGTGGGTGGAGCAGAGCCAGGCGGTGATGGTGGCCGTGGATGCCGCGGGTGCGCTGGTGGGCACCTACTACCTCAGGCCCAACTCGCTGGCCCTCGGCGCCCACGTCGCCAATGCGGGCTATGTGGTGGCCGAGCACGCTCGGCGCCAGGGAATCGGCAGCAGGCTCTGCCAGCACTCCCTGCAGGCGGCGCGGCGACTCGGCTTCCGGCTGATGCAGTTCAACCTGGTGGTGAGCACCAACACCGCCGGCATCCGCTGCTGGCAGCGCAACGGCTTTCAGGTGGTCGGCACCCTGCCTGGGGCGTTTCGCCACCGGCAACGGGGCTATGTCGATGCCCTGGTGATGGTGCAGGCGCTGGTGGAGGAGCCAACCCCATGA
- a CDS encoding AbrB family transcriptional regulator yields MLTGADLLAKVKELGDASKSDLVRGCGYVSTKKDGTERLNFTAFYEALLEAKGMSLGTGAGGGRGKAGRSLSYVAKVQFNGNLLVGKAYTAQLGLEPGDEFEIKLGRKQIKLIPLGAAEED; encoded by the coding sequence ATGCTGACCGGTGCTGATCTGCTCGCCAAAGTCAAGGAGCTGGGCGATGCCTCCAAGTCTGATCTGGTACGGGGCTGCGGCTATGTGAGCACCAAGAAGGACGGCACGGAGCGACTGAACTTCACGGCCTTCTATGAGGCGCTGCTGGAGGCCAAGGGCATGAGCCTGGGCACCGGAGCTGGTGGCGGACGTGGTAAGGCAGGCCGCAGCCTGAGTTATGTGGCCAAGGTTCAGTTCAACGGCAATCTTCTGGTCGGCAAGGCCTACACCGCTCAGCTGGGCTTGGAACCCGGCGATGAGTTCGAGATCAAGCTGGGCCGCAAGCAGATCAAACTCATCCCCCTTGGCGCTGCAGAAGAGGATTGA
- a CDS encoding ATP-dependent RecD-like DNA helicase, translated as MADTTAEPTEVLAGSIERVTFHNASNGFCVLRIKARGHRDLVTVVGHAAEISAGEWVTVSGQWVNDREHGQQFKAAFLRSSPPTTAEGIEKYLGSGMIRGIGPIYASKLVAVFGAEVFEVIEQAPERLREVPGIGKVRAGRIAQAWADQKVVREIMVFLHSHGVGTARAVRIFKTYGNDAVQVMAENPYRLARDIRGIGFRTADAIAARLGIEPTATIRLRAGINYALLEASGEGHCGLPTAELLKLAGELLAVERPAAEPGADAGTTSRVPLEPVQIQSALDLELAEGAVVADSLAGEPAIFLSHLHKAERQIAQALLELAQGAPPWGAIDAAKAIGWVEQRLGLQLAASQREAVQQALASKVLVITGGPGVGKTTLINAILQILAAKKLRIQLCAPTGRAAKRMAEATGLEAKTIHRLLEFDPASYGFRRGAELPLECDLLVVDETSMVDVPLMASLLAAISPEAALLLVGDVDQLPSVGPGQVLADAINSGALPVTRLTEVFRQAASSRIITTSHAINGGTIPDLRAPAEGVSSDFYFLPAETPEQAVSLILKVVGERIPARFGLDPIAQVQVLCPMARGGCGSRSLNIELQKLLNPDPPEHVERFGWRFAPGDKVMQIANDYEKEVFNGDVGTIDAIDSDNSELCVLFPTSEAGAAGSRAVIYGWGELDTLVPAYACTIHKSQGSEYPAVVIPLLTQHYAMLQRNLVYTGLTRGKQLVVLVGQKKALAMAVKNHLGRRRYTKLAEWLTPGQLSPDMDYNHGS; from the coding sequence ATGGCGGACACCACAGCCGAGCCCACCGAGGTGCTCGCCGGCTCGATCGAGCGGGTCACCTTCCACAACGCCAGCAACGGCTTCTGCGTGCTGCGGATCAAGGCGCGCGGCCATCGCGATCTGGTGACGGTGGTGGGCCATGCCGCCGAGATCAGCGCCGGCGAATGGGTCACCGTCTCCGGCCAGTGGGTCAACGACCGCGAGCACGGCCAGCAGTTCAAGGCCGCCTTCCTGCGCTCCTCACCGCCCACCACCGCCGAGGGGATCGAGAAGTACCTGGGCTCCGGGATGATCCGCGGCATCGGCCCGATCTACGCCAGCAAGCTCGTGGCGGTCTTCGGGGCGGAGGTGTTCGAGGTGATCGAGCAGGCGCCGGAGCGCCTGCGGGAGGTGCCGGGCATCGGCAAGGTGCGCGCCGGCCGGATCGCCCAGGCCTGGGCCGATCAGAAGGTGGTGCGCGAAATCATGGTGTTCCTACACAGCCATGGCGTGGGCACCGCCCGGGCGGTGCGGATCTTCAAGACCTATGGCAATGACGCCGTGCAGGTGATGGCGGAGAACCCCTACCGTCTGGCGCGCGACATCCGCGGCATCGGCTTCCGCACCGCTGACGCCATCGCCGCCCGCCTCGGCATCGAACCCACCGCCACGATCCGCCTGCGGGCGGGGATCAACTACGCCCTGCTGGAGGCCAGTGGCGAGGGCCACTGCGGCCTGCCCACCGCCGAGCTGCTCAAGCTGGCCGGCGAGCTGCTGGCGGTGGAGCGGCCCGCCGCTGAGCCGGGTGCCGATGCCGGGACCACCAGCCGCGTGCCCCTGGAGCCGGTCCAGATCCAATCAGCCCTGGATCTCGAGCTTGCAGAAGGTGCCGTGGTGGCCGACAGCCTGGCGGGCGAGCCGGCGATCTTTCTGAGCCACCTGCACAAAGCCGAGCGCCAGATTGCCCAAGCGCTGCTGGAGCTGGCGCAGGGGGCACCGCCCTGGGGGGCCATCGACGCGGCCAAGGCGATCGGTTGGGTGGAGCAGCGCCTGGGCCTGCAGCTGGCCGCCAGCCAGCGGGAAGCGGTGCAGCAGGCGCTGGCCAGCAAGGTGCTGGTGATCACCGGCGGGCCGGGAGTCGGCAAGACCACCCTGATCAACGCCATCCTGCAGATCCTGGCGGCCAAGAAGCTGCGCATCCAGCTCTGCGCTCCCACTGGCCGCGCCGCCAAGCGCATGGCTGAGGCCACGGGCCTGGAGGCGAAAACCATCCACCGGCTGCTGGAGTTCGACCCCGCCAGCTACGGCTTCCGGCGTGGCGCCGAGTTGCCGCTGGAGTGCGACCTGCTGGTGGTGGACGAGACCTCGATGGTGGATGTACCGCTGATGGCCTCGCTGCTGGCGGCGATCTCGCCGGAGGCAGCGCTGCTGCTGGTGGGCGATGTGGACCAGCTGCCGTCGGTGGGTCCAGGGCAGGTGCTGGCCGATGCGATCAACAGCGGTGCGCTGCCGGTGACGCGGCTCACCGAGGTGTTTCGCCAGGCGGCATCCAGCCGGATCATCACCACTTCCCACGCCATCAACGGCGGCACCATCCCCGATCTGCGGGCCCCGGCCGAGGGCGTAAGCAGCGACTTCTACTTCCTGCCGGCCGAGACGCCCGAGCAGGCGGTATCCCTGATCCTCAAGGTGGTGGGCGAGCGCATCCCGGCGCGCTTTGGCCTCGATCCGATCGCCCAGGTGCAGGTGCTCTGCCCGATGGCGCGCGGCGGCTGCGGCTCGCGCTCGCTGAACATCGAGCTGCAGAAGCTGCTCAACCCAGATCCGCCCGAGCACGTGGAGCGCTTTGGCTGGCGGTTCGCGCCGGGCGACAAGGTGATGCAGATCGCCAACGACTACGAGAAGGAGGTGTTCAACGGCGATGTGGGCACCATCGATGCGATCGACTCAGACAACAGCGAATTGTGCGTGCTGTTCCCAACCAGCGAGGCCGGCGCCGCCGGCAGCCGGGCCGTGATCTATGGCTGGGGAGAGCTCGACACCCTGGTGCCGGCCTACGCCTGCACGATCCACAAGAGCCAAGGCAGCGAGTACCCAGCGGTGGTGATTCCGCTGCTCACCCAGCACTACGCGATGCTGCAGCGGAACCTTGTGTACACGGGGCTCACCCGCGGCAAGCAGCTGGTGGTGCTGGTGGGCCAGAAGAAGGCCCTGGCCATGGCCGTGAAGAACCACCTGGGCCGCAGGCGCTATACAAAGTTGGCGGAGTGGCTCACTCCGGGGCAGCTTTCACCGGACATGGATTACAACCACGGCAGTTGA
- a CDS encoding recombinase, which translates to MADATGIGRASTDERNLMLDDELEYDKRCQQIRQENAALLGEFNHWLKKAGLGAATIRSHCTNLDFYLNHFLLYADTLTPADGVSCVGEFLGDWFIHKAMWSNKTTVKANATSLKKFYGFMAERGLIKPEEFASLKQQIKDELPDWLGAVERYNDPGADLLEDGWPI; encoded by the coding sequence ATGGCCGATGCAACCGGCATCGGCAGGGCCAGCACCGATGAGCGAAATCTGATGCTCGACGACGAATTGGAGTACGACAAACGGTGTCAACAGATCCGCCAGGAGAATGCAGCCCTTCTTGGCGAATTCAATCATTGGCTCAAGAAGGCTGGCCTTGGCGCGGCAACGATCAGAAGCCATTGCACCAATCTAGACTTCTATTTGAATCACTTTCTGCTCTACGCAGACACGTTGACGCCTGCCGATGGGGTCAGCTGTGTTGGCGAGTTTCTTGGCGACTGGTTTATTCACAAGGCCATGTGGTCCAACAAAACCACGGTCAAGGCCAATGCCACCAGCCTGAAGAAGTTCTATGGCTTCATGGCCGAGCGAGGGCTGATCAAGCCTGAAGAGTTCGCCTCACTGAAACAGCAGATCAAGGATGAGCTGCCGGACTGGCTGGGCGCAGTCGAGAGATACAACGACCCGGGTGCTGACCTCCTTGAGGATGGCTGGCCGATCTGA
- a CDS encoding IS5 family transposase translates to MYRRHNNGQISIKEFHLPFGGTLDPENRWVQLEGLMPWDELEQAYAPQFNATIGAPAKSVRMAFGALYIKQKLGLTDEETVHQIRENAYMQFFLGFAGYTAKAPFDASMMVHFRKRFSDEDLRRINELVVQRGKEILLEALAQVADDDDHDDPDSRGGGAQLELDALIKPADWPEGKNWGTLTIDASCTPADITYPRDLRLLSEARTTTERVIDDLCSQSSGFRRHRPRYDRGLARAHFLRVAKQKRPRRRKVKAAIKHQLGYVRQNLKAIDALIGCGARLSELKRHWWQKLLACSELERQQGLLLASQTNSIPDRLVNLVQTHIRPMVRGKARAAVEFGAKISVSVQNGFPFLHRISWNPYNEGEDLIAQAEKYKLDTGSYPERICADRIYITAKNRHFCMRNGIRLSGKRLGRPPKDPDVTTAHKQQLRSDQARRNEVEGVFGYGKRKYSLDLIMVRLPAGAESSISMAFVVMCAEKVLRLLRLFFALLFGWIYSFLMAWSAIRAPAVICKPDF, encoded by the coding sequence ATGTACCGGAGGCACAATAACGGTCAGATCTCAATCAAGGAGTTCCACCTGCCATTTGGCGGCACACTTGATCCCGAGAATCGCTGGGTTCAACTGGAGGGGCTGATGCCATGGGATGAGCTGGAACAAGCCTATGCCCCTCAATTCAACGCCACAATTGGCGCTCCAGCCAAATCAGTGCGGATGGCCTTTGGTGCTCTCTACATCAAACAGAAGTTGGGGTTAACCGACGAAGAGACTGTCCATCAGATCAGAGAGAACGCCTATATGCAGTTCTTTCTCGGCTTTGCGGGTTACACAGCCAAGGCACCGTTTGATGCCTCGATGATGGTGCATTTTCGCAAACGCTTTTCTGACGAGGATCTGCGCCGTATCAATGAGCTGGTGGTGCAGCGCGGCAAAGAGATCCTTCTGGAAGCACTTGCTCAGGTAGCAGACGATGACGACCATGATGATCCTGATTCCAGAGGAGGAGGCGCTCAGCTGGAACTTGATGCGTTGATCAAGCCTGCTGACTGGCCAGAAGGAAAGAATTGGGGCACTCTCACGATTGATGCTAGTTGCACTCCTGCCGACATTACCTATCCCAGAGACCTCAGGCTCCTCAGCGAGGCTCGCACAACGACCGAGCGAGTCATTGATGATCTGTGCAGTCAGTCATCGGGATTCAGGAGACATCGACCTCGCTACGACCGTGGCCTTGCTCGTGCTCATTTCCTGAGAGTGGCGAAGCAAAAACGGCCACGCCGCCGAAAAGTGAAGGCTGCCATTAAACATCAGCTTGGATATGTGCGGCAGAATCTCAAAGCCATTGATGCTCTGATCGGCTGTGGGGCAAGGCTTTCTGAGCTCAAGAGGCATTGGTGGCAGAAGTTGTTGGCCTGCAGCGAGTTGGAGCGGCAGCAGGGCCTTCTGCTCGCCTCTCAGACCAACAGCATTCCAGACCGCCTGGTGAATCTTGTGCAGACCCATATCCGCCCAATGGTGCGAGGCAAAGCACGTGCTGCGGTGGAGTTTGGTGCCAAAATCAGTGTTTCGGTTCAAAACGGCTTTCCGTTCTTGCACCGCATCAGCTGGAACCCCTACAACGAAGGAGAAGACCTGATCGCTCAGGCGGAAAAATACAAGCTGGATACAGGATCTTACCCAGAGCGCATCTGCGCCGACCGGATTTATATCACGGCCAAGAATAGGCATTTCTGCATGAGGAACGGTATTCGCCTCTCCGGCAAGCGATTGGGCCGCCCGCCCAAGGATCCTGATGTCACCACTGCACACAAGCAGCAGCTCCGATCTGATCAAGCTCGACGCAATGAAGTGGAAGGCGTCTTTGGATATGGAAAGCGCAAGTATTCCCTGGATCTGATCATGGTTCGTCTACCAGCTGGTGCCGAATCCTCCATCTCAATGGCCTTTGTCGTGATGTGCGCGGAAAAGGTCTTGAGGCTGCTGCGCCTCTTTTTTGCCCTTCTTTTTGGGTGGATCTACAGCTTTCTTATGGCCTGGTCAGCGATCAGAGCTCCTGCGGTCATCTGCAAGCCAGACTTTTGA
- the istA gene encoding IS21 family transposase, translated as MAKRRGGSSQEAAAAAAGISVRSARRIDRNQIQPRANQPRGRTRPDPLAGVWEEVLVPLLQRAPTLTPITLLEHLQRQKPDVDWVPLQRTLQRRVREWKALHGPDPEVIFPLSYEPGEIAFCDFTQLKGVAVTIAGQVFPHLLFHYRLAWSGWSYAQVVQGGESFVALSEGLQNALAACGGVPAELRTDRLSAACRNRNGSFSADITRRYHALCSHYGLAYSRNNLGVAHENGRVESPHGHLKRRIEQALLLRGSSDFDTLADYQAFLAEVRDDYNRPRLCRLEQEKAALRPLPPFRFADYDIEQLTVRRTSTIEVRKVVYSVPPRLIGQRLTVRIFHDRLQLLLGRQLACELERLHGGVERHGRAWSIDLEHLIDALRRKPRALLHCRYQQELFPDERWWQLWQQLRNGGDRDAAARLVVEALYVGCRLAGYEPVLTWLEKAHQRQGLSLAALQQRFRLPPHRPLPTQRIPQHPLQSYDDLLVLRAKAPGSGGRPADPVAAAAAGTDPLPLAEHRLAS; from the coding sequence ATGGCCAAACGACGAGGCGGCAGCAGCCAGGAGGCTGCGGCTGCAGCGGCAGGCATCTCCGTGCGCAGTGCCCGCCGGATTGACAGGAACCAGATCCAGCCGCGGGCAAATCAGCCCCGTGGCCGCACCCGGCCCGATCCGCTGGCAGGCGTGTGGGAGGAGGTACTGGTGCCGCTGTTGCAGCGGGCGCCCACATTGACGCCGATCACGCTGCTGGAGCATCTGCAGCGCCAGAAGCCCGATGTGGACTGGGTTCCGCTGCAGCGGACCCTGCAACGGCGGGTACGGGAATGGAAGGCACTGCATGGCCCGGATCCGGAGGTGATCTTCCCGCTGAGCTACGAGCCCGGTGAGATCGCCTTCTGTGATTTCACCCAGCTCAAGGGAGTGGCGGTGACGATCGCCGGCCAGGTGTTCCCCCATCTGCTGTTCCACTACCGCCTGGCGTGGAGCGGCTGGAGCTACGCCCAGGTGGTGCAGGGCGGTGAGAGTTTTGTTGCCCTCTCCGAGGGTCTGCAGAACGCCCTGGCTGCCTGTGGTGGGGTGCCGGCAGAACTGCGGACCGACCGATTGTCGGCGGCGTGCCGCAATCGGAACGGCAGTTTCAGCGCCGACATCACCCGCCGCTACCACGCCCTGTGCAGCCACTACGGGCTGGCCTACAGCCGCAACAACCTTGGCGTGGCCCATGAGAACGGCCGTGTCGAAAGTCCCCACGGCCATCTCAAACGGCGGATCGAGCAGGCACTGCTGCTGCGCGGCAGCAGCGATTTCGACACGCTCGCTGACTACCAGGCCTTTCTGGCGGAGGTCCGCGATGACTACAACCGTCCGCGTCTGTGCCGGCTGGAGCAAGAGAAAGCGGCGCTGCGGCCACTGCCGCCATTCCGCTTTGCCGACTACGACATCGAGCAGCTGACAGTGCGGCGCACCAGCACGATCGAGGTGCGCAAGGTGGTGTATTCGGTTCCGCCGCGGCTGATCGGCCAGCGGTTGACGGTGCGGATCTTCCACGACCGGCTGCAACTGCTGCTCGGCCGCCAGCTGGCCTGCGAACTGGAGAGGCTCCACGGCGGTGTCGAACGGCATGGACGGGCGTGGAGCATCGATCTGGAGCACCTGATCGATGCCCTGCGCCGTAAGCCGCGGGCCTTGCTGCACTGCCGCTATCAGCAGGAGCTGTTCCCCGATGAGCGCTGGTGGCAGCTGTGGCAGCAGCTGCGCAATGGCGGCGACCGTGACGCCGCCGCCCGCCTGGTGGTGGAAGCCCTGTATGTGGGCTGCCGGCTGGCCGGTTACGAGCCGGTTCTGACCTGGCTGGAAAAGGCCCACCAACGGCAGGGGCTGTCGCTGGCGGCGCTGCAGCAACGCTTCCGGTTGCCGCCCCATCGCCCCCTGCCCACGCAACGCATCCCTCAACACCCCCTGCAGAGCTATGACGATCTCCTCGTCCTCCGTGCCAAGGCCCCAGGCAGCGGAGGCCGCCCTGCCGATCCTGTTGCGGCAGCTGCGGCTGGCACGGATCCGCTCCCACTCGCAGAGCATCGCCTCGCAAGCTGA